In Pyrus communis chromosome 1, drPyrComm1.1, whole genome shotgun sequence, the following are encoded in one genomic region:
- the LOC137741185 gene encoding probable receptor-like protein kinase At1g11050: MMKLEVGFWLFVSLLSLSTLSPSTAAEAPAPSPPPRTNITTTAACPVDLSYVLRIPFNSSTCKNFQPPSKTTQMESEDLTKIPCCQTLLSLFGISLAQHLKETSLFQLPNLPTSISCLQNFQSKLSSLSLSPNLVSYCFDPLQFVISPNICANIQSTSDWVSKLGKSTVLDSACRPDLSDLSSCGGCVDAGFAIQKMLLAADGNSSHTEDCWYFTILYAAGIVNEFGPESNGVVNCIFGLSSSNARSSKKSSTALVFGLTGAGVAVFVMSSLLGLYFWYDRRWRNKRIIGSRMESGFDLDERDARIRVRPNTGSIWFKIQDLEKATNNFSQKNFIGRGGFGVVYKGVLQDGTTVAVKKVIESDFQGDAEFCNEVEIISNLKHRNLVPLRGCCVVEGEDSYEEKGSHRYLVYDYMPNGNLDDHLFISQPSSQSGIERRPLTWPQRKSIILDVAKGLAYLHYGVKPAIYHRDIKATNILLDADMRARVADFGLVKQSMEGQSHLTTRVAGTHGYLAPEYALYGQLTEKSDVYSFGVVILEIMCGRKALDLSSSGSPRAFLITDWAWSLVKSGKAEQALDFSLVRDGDNANSNPKSIMERYLLVGILCAHVMVALRPTILEALKMLEGDIEVPQIPDRPMPLGHPSNYGNGNSNTFSISPALSGPKLHSGDMLRFSRE, translated from the exons ATGATGAAACTTGAAGttgggttttggttgtttgtctctctactttctctctctaccttaTCTCCATCGACAGCAGCTGAAGCACCAGCACCATCTCCTCCCCCAAGAACAAATATAACAACAACAGCAGCATGCCCGGTGGATCTGAGCTATGTCCTAAGAATCCCCTTCAACTCCTCCACCTGCAAAAACTTCCAACCTCCTTCCAAAACCACACAAATGGAGTCGGAGGACCTCACCAAGATCCCCTGCTGCCAAACCCTTTTGTCCCTCTTCGGAATCTCCCTCGCCCAACACCTCAAAGAAACCTCCCTCTTCCAACTCCCCAACCTCCCCACCTCCATTTCCTGCCTCCAAAACTTCCAGTCCAAGctctcctccctctccctctctcccaaTCTTGTCTCCTACTGCTTCGACCCTCTCCAGTTTGTCATCTCCCCCAACATCTGCGCCAACATTCAGTCCACCAGTGATTGGGTCTCCAAGCTTGGCAAGTCCACCGTCCTCGACTCCGCCTGCCGCCCTGACCTCTCCGATCTCTCCTCCTGCGGGGGCTGTGTCGACGCCGGCTTTGCCATTCAGAAGATGTTGCTTGCCGCCGATGGTAACTCTTCTCACACTGAAGACTGTTGGTACTTTACTATTCTTTATGCTGCTGGTATTGTCAATGAGTTTGGCCCTGAAAGCAATGGTGTTGTGAACTGTATATTTGGGTTGTCTTCCTCCAATGCGCGATCGTCGAAAAAGAGCAGTACTGCCCTTGTTTTCGGCCTCACTGGCGCTGGGGTTGCGGTGTTTGTCATGTCTAGTTTGTTGGGGTTGTACTTTTGGTATGATAGAAGGTGGAGGAACAAAAGGATTATAGGGTCTCGAATGGAATCCGGTTTTGACTTGGATGAACGAGATGCTAGGATTAGAGTGAGACCAAACACCGGttcaatttggtttaaaattcaGGACCTTGAGAAGGCTACTAATAACTTTTCGCAGAAGAATTTTATCGGTCGTGGTGGGTTTGGTGTTGTTTACAAGGGTGTGTTGCAGGACGGGACTACGGTTGCTGTTAAGAAAGTTATAGAATCTGATTTTCAAGGGGATGCTGAATTTTGCAATGAGGTTGAGATTATTAGCAATTTGAAGCACCGGAATCTTGTCCCGCTTAGAGGGTGTTGTGTGGTCGAGGGGGAAGACAGTTACGAGGAGAAAGGAAGTCACAGATACCTTGTCTACGATTACATGCCGAATGGGAATCTAGATGACCATCTCTTTATTTCTCAGCCTAGTAGTCAGAGCGGAATTGAAAGGAGACCCTTGACTTGGCCTCAAAGAAAGAGCATAATCTTGGATGTAGCCAAGGGTTTAGCTTATCTTCACTATGGAGTGAAGCCTGCGATATATCACAGAGATATTAAGGCTACAAATATACTACTAGATGCTGATATGAGAGCGAGGGTAGCAGACTTTGGGCTTGTAAAACAGAGCATGGAAGGCCAGTCTCATCTCACTACTAGAGTGGCAGGGACTCATGGATACTTAGCCCCTGAATATGCTCTTTATGGACAGCTGACCGAGAAGAGCGATGTTTATAGCTTTGGAGTGGTTATTTTGGAGATTATGTGTGGGAGAAAAGCACTTGATTTGTCATCTTCGGGTTCCCCTCGTGCTTTTTTGATCACAGATTGGGCTTGGTCATTAGTGAAATCTGGAAAAGCTGAGCAAGCTTTAGACTTCTCGTTGGTGAGAGATGGGGATAATGCGAATTCGAATCCAAAGAGCATAATGGAGAGATATTTGCTGGTCGGCATTTTGTGTGCTCATGTAATGGTGGCTTTACGGCCTACCATTTTGGAAGCTCTGAAAATGCTGGAGGGAGATATTGAGGTGCCACAGATTCCAGATAGGCCGATGCCTCTTGGTCATCCTTCAAATTATGGCAATGGCAACAGTAACACGTTCAGCATCTCACCGGCTTTGAGCGGGCCAAAATTACACAGCGGAGACATGCTCAG GTTTAGCAGAGAGTGA